The Lycium barbarum isolate Lr01 chromosome 11, ASM1917538v2, whole genome shotgun sequence genome contains the following window.
CTTAGAACGAACAAAACTGTTGCTTCATTCTAGTTGCTGCAAAAATAACAGAATCAATGAACTAAAGAGGATGCAATTAATCCCGGCATAAGTAGCAACTCTGAAACTAACATTTCTTAAGGGCACGACCTTCTGCATTAGAGagctatgttactcggactcttcaaagtAACACCGTGTGCGTGTTAGATCCTCCAAAAGTACTGCATTTTTAGAAATTCGGACACAAGCGCGGAAGCATTTTTGAAGAGTCTAAGCAACATAATCAGAGAGGACCATAGGGCTGGTCCAAGAGAGTGAACCTACAGTGGACGTGTACTAAAGGTAGTCATGGACTAAATTCATGGCACAGGAAggatcttttttcttttctttttttgataacCATGGCACAACAAGGATGCTAGGCATGTAGCAGTATTTACTCTCACATTTCAATCCGGAGACCAACCTGCTGTATTAATTCCATAAACAGTACTCAAGCAGAGAAAGATAAGTAAAAAAATAAAGTGTGTATTATTGAAAAAGGGTACACGCCCTCGAGACAAGAATGTCTTTATACTACTGCTAGAATGAAATAAAAGGAAAGTCGGAACTATATGAtagtaatagaataatgaagtaaATAAGTCTCAACAAACTTAACCAAAATTTCTCCTAGATGAGTCCAGCATACTGTATCCTGTAATGGTATTCAAGGGAGTTTGCACAACGTACTATTTGGTACGTCTGACACTATTAAATTTCAGCTTACGAATCAAAAACTTCAAATGAATAGGCAACAACTCACAAATGACATTAACAACTTAAGAATGAATTTACTCCCcgctctgtttcaatttgttctatcttactttcctttttaatccgtATCAAAAAacaaccaaaaaacaaaaaaaagtctCTCTCCTAATTTAGCAACACTTTAATATCAACATTCCACATGCATGTTTatgaccacaagattaaagggcagTTTGATACATTATACATATCTTTAGCTAATAATCACAGGATTCAAAAAtcttttttactttcttaaactccgtgcacagtcaaactaagacaaacaaattgaaacggaggaggTATTGAAGTTGTGATTCCAAATGGAATAAACTGATGTCATAGCATAGGGCATGCCACAATCAGCTGAAAGAGAGAATTCATTTTATTTCACAAAGGAGCCATTGTAGTCTTGTTTCATGGATGTTTTACTCTACCATTGCATTTCCTGGATTTGAGTCATTCTGGTCCAGTTCCATGTATCCGTTCCTAAAATCTCctctatcaacaacaacaacaacccagtgaaatcccacaacgtggggtctggggagggtagagtgtacgcagaccttactcctatcaaggtaagacggttgtttccgaaagaccctcggctcaataaaaaaaaaacataaaaagagatcagataaggctaagagattcaaagcgatatggaaatgaaataacgcaagcgacacagataacataggataatcaaagcacaggaaataacagataatagcataaatcagagcacaaaaattatactgcgataatgcgactactaataagataggataacgagactatctactaaccttctaccctaatctggatCCTCCAAACCCTCTTATCTAacgtcatgtcctcggtaagctgtaactgcgccatgtcgtgtttaattacctctccccaatacttcttcggcctacccctacatcgtctgaaaccatccatggccaacctctcacacctccgcactggggcatctgtgtctctcctcttcacatgcccaaaccatctcaatctcgcttctcgcatcttgtcttccaccgaggccactaccaccttgtcccgaatatcctcattcctaatcctgtcactcctggtgtggccacacatccatctcaacattctcatctcggaaactttcatcttttgaacgtgagagatcttaactggccaacactccgccccatacaacatagttggtctaaccaccactttgtagaacttgcccttaagttgtggtgacaccttcttgtcacatagcactctggaagcaagcctccatttcatccaccctgccccaatacgatgtgtgacatcatcgtcaatctccccgttgtcttgcataatagacccaagatacttgaaactacttttcttttggatggcctgggtaccaagcctcacttccaagccagcctcctgaggtgcttcactaaacttacactctaagtactctgtcttggtcctactcagcttaaaccctttagactccagagtctgtctccaaccctccagcttagcgttaactccgctacgagtctcgtcgatcaggactatgtcatccgcgaaaagcatacaccatggcacctcaccttgaatttgccgcgtcaatccatccatcaccaaggcaaataaaaacggactaagagctgatccttgatgcaaccccatcacaactggaaagtgctcggAGTCTTCAGAAAATCGCATTTTTCAAGTTAACCCGCTGAGAGCAAGCATATAGTATTCACTAACCCATGAAATGGATTACATCATCTAATATTCCAAGCTTTAGTTCTAATTGACACGCTCAAATATCGATACCAACAAAATTCAGGTGCTCATACAACAAGAAAACTATGTTGCTAATAATAGAGTAACATGCACTAAGGACCCCCAAACCCATCCACACAAAAAGATACCAAAGATCATAATCTGAAATATGCCACAGTTTCTATTCCCGGATACCTCACATACTACAATTAGTGTTCAGAGTTATACACACAAACATTACTCAGACGTTCTTTGCAGCGCAATGCAGACTGCAACATATTAGTAAAGAGGATAGTATAATTGTAAATTATACACAGGTAACCAGTTGGAAAATCAGAAAGGATCTTTAAGACTAACAAAATCATGGTGCAAATTTATAATTGTCTGTACAGTTTTAGCTTATTGGGTTCTTGACAGAAAGCATAGAGAACTCTACAAGGATACTAAACAAGGTATTCTTTCTCAAAAAATAATACCTATTTATATgtacaaccaacaacaacatacccagtgaaatcccacatcgtggggtctggggagggtagagtgtacgcaaaccttacccaaggtagggaggttgtttccggtagaccctcggcacaaggaCACCTATTTATATGTACAACCAAATTCAAATAACCTTTTCATTGGCCCAAGTCCCCAGTAGAAAACTACTATTTGAAAATTGATCAGCTCTgtaggcaattttttttttcttagtgGATTTTCTTAGGCTGAAACCATCTCTAAGTAAAAGCCATAAGCCAATGGAATAGACCACAATACCGTTGTGTGACAGAAGAATGAAAAAAGAAGTTATTGAAACCTATGTGATCAGAGAATAAGAGAAAAGGTGAAGATATATTGATGACTTGATAATTTGATCAATAAATAACACCTATTTATAGGTGCCAAACACATACAAATATAATATTTGTCCAACGCGGGACAACATCTAGCTAAAACCCTTAACTTTAACATTCTAAACTGACACTCAATGCTCTAACAACCAGAACCACCAAGACCTATTTAGGAACTGCCATTGCTATAAGCCCAATGAGCAGTCACAATATGATAGTTGGCATACTTGCAAATTCTGCTGCAGCTATAACTCAGTAAACACAACGCAAAAATTTCAACCCATAAAGGTAGCAGAAAAGTTCCTATATAGAAAGACGAAATCCGTACACAAAATTAATGGTTTTCAAGTCTTCTGTCTAACCCTACAAGTAGCAAATTAGGCTCACAAAAATGTGTTTCACCAATTTGCTATTGTTGGCAATATTCTTAGCATAACTAACTTAATAATTTCAAGTTTTTCCATATATATCCACCTACCCCTTATGCTGAGCAAAGCTCATTTAATATTATCTggattttccatgtttttccacGTACGCCTGCAAAGACAAATTACTTGTCAAATTAGAGACGAATAGACTTCACATGGACAGTACTCTTTACAGCATAAGTATCTTTTCGAAGCATGACTCACCTCAATGAGCTTAGCAAGTTTTGGCTGACATATGTCAAGATACTCTCTGATTGATTCAGCCGTACCAGGAATCTGATTGGGATGCAAAGAGTTGATAACTTTATCAACTGTCTTCTTAACTATCAACTTGTAAGAATCCTTACTCATGAGACCTTCACTCCAAGCTGGTTTTAATAGTTCTTTAATAAACTCCACAAGATCAGCATGAAAATGCTTCAAAACTCTCGACTCTTTGTTCACAGATCTGTCTGTCTTCCAGTCACTATCAATTTCATTTCCATGTCTGAGCCTCTCAGATTCTGATTGTGTCTTTTTCCGGGGCAAATGTAGTTTATCTGCTTTAGCGGATCTTGAATACTTCTCTTCTTTTGAAGAGGTTTTCATGTTTTCCTGATGAGCAACTGCTGTATCTGCTGTATCTGTTTCATTAGTAGACATCTCTTTCTCGGACTGTTTGTCAGGCAATATATCCTTATTGTATATATGACCAGAAATTGGAACTTTATTGGAGCTCTGTTCTGGACCCAAGGTTCCTGTTGAAACTGGATCAGCATTCGCCTGCATATGTTTGGTTACAGGCCCTCCTTTTCCAGAGAAAGAGGACTTTGAGGGCCCATCTCCTACGTTACTTTGATCCATACTATCACGAATAGGATCATATAGAGTTTCAGGACATCCGATTATTTGACTAAGCAAGAATGATGGTCGAAAAGGAACAGATGGCTCCCAATCGTCAAAAGACGCCATAGTTCTATAATCAGATGAGCATCGTGTGTCCCGTGATAAATCAATCCGAGAAAGTTCAGTTTTGGAACTAGGAAACGCTGAAGACCTATGCTGCAAAGAGGTGGATTTAGAAGAAGAATATTCTTGGGTACTATCCAAAAGCTTCTGATCATCCAGGGCATCTATGTTCCGCGAAGAAGAACAATGATGAGAAAACCTATCTACAGAGTCATTATAAACTCGCGAACCATGATTTTCGAACACAGACCGGTACCTCTTATAATTCATATTTTCCAAACCCGAGGCGTATGGGGAGACTACAGTATTTTGGTAACTGTCAGATAACAGGGCCGAGCTAAGCTTTCTATCATGGAGGCTATTCTTATGTAAAGAGCCATCTTTGAGTAATGGTGAAGAAGAGGTGCTACAACCAGCCAAGTACGGTTTACATCCAAGGCTCTCTCTTCCGACTTCTGGGGTGGACGAAGGTCCATCCTTACGCATATGCAATGCCTCATCACCTCTCAATTGTAGATGCTCTCCAGATTGAACTGCTGATTGTACTGAATCAGAAGATGATCTCTTGCCATTCTCTTCCAAACCTACAGAGAATAAGGCACCTCGTCCCAATTAGTTAAGCAAGGCTTTGCAGTATCAAAGTAAAGCACGTTAACAAATTACTATATAAGGACTATGGTTCGGGATTACCTTTGTCATCTGCAAGTTTGCTTTTTATCATTGTCTCATCTTGACCACCACCCTCCTTATCATGGCTAGTCACATGATCCTTTATGTGAAGAAATCTACAAGACTTCCCTTTGATGCACCAACCCCTGGCAAAAAATTCACATCTCATAGCTAGTCTTTTGCTTCCACCCCTAGAATCAGCAGCAGGGGACGAACTTCTTTCCCTTGTCTTGCGAACATCCAACCTGGAAAGACTAGATACCGTTAAACTTGGCTCTACTTAATCTATATGCAAAAAAACTTCCAGTAAGAGACATTCAAAATCAGCATAATAACCCAACTTCCAACTACAACGAAAAAAATCGAACAAGGCAACAGCAGTATAACTAAAACCTTGGTGATGTTTGCTTTAAATCGTCCCCTTGACCACCTCCTTCAGTAAGCTGAACACCAATAGCCACCTTGCCAGAAACATCACTCAACATTTCAGCATCCAGTTCTTCACCAAAAGGCTGGATTCTCTCTGTATTTGTTTCACCATCCTCAAATCCAGAAGCTTGGACATCAGATTCTATGTGGGTTCTTTTTCCTGCAAGAACTCCAAATGGATCTGTGTGAGTCTACAGAATACCATATACAAGTATCTTTCCTTCAAAACTAACCAGTGTTCCCATATGATATAATAAGAGTTCTCACCATCCATCCTCTCTTTTGTTTCATCAAAATTAGAAATTCTGCAACTGTCACTAGCACCTTCAATCAAAGGGGTATGTGGTGGTAAATTTGCTACAGGCTCTTGTTGAGTAGAAAAGCCTGATCTTAAGTGCTGTTCAAGCCCCAAAGGCTCCAGAACTTGGATACCATCTACAAGCAAGAAATATAACAATAAAGACTATTGCCACTGTAAATGTCTCCACCATAAAACACAAGCAAGCTCTTTGTGGCAGAACCTCTATGATTATCTACCTAGGAAGTCAGTCTAAACAGAAAAAAGGTTGTGTAATCTAAAAAGATAAGACTAAGGTCACAGGAAAGTTAGTGCACCCCAAAACGAGGACATCACACAACACAAAAGAAGGCACTTTAAGAAGATTCTAGACTCCTTTTTACTGTGCTCAATACACAAGTAAAAGTTGAAAGGAATTTCAACTAGACTCTGCACGTGAGTGATATTCATACCATGTTAGAAACAATGGAATCGACCTTTTATATGAAAAAACACCTTATTTTGTATGGTCTAGACACCAATGACAACGTCAGACACTATCATgtaccttttttattttttgatgaaGATCCCGTTTTCTCCTCAGACTTGAATCCGCGAATTACCCACCAGCCTTCCTGAATTCATACAAAATGTGCAGATTGTTTCCTATATTAGATTATTTGGTAACCCCCAAATTTTTATGAAAAGTATACCATCTGATAACATTGCTAAGACGCAATATGTTTTTCATGATttataaatatcaatttcaaaaatataaatatgtagtACTAATGGTGTTATGTTCCCTCATTTAAAATTTATGTATTATCCCCAATTCCATCCCATTTCCTGAGTGCCTTGTTCCAACTGTTTGATGTTTTgtttattcaaaaaaattcatcAAGTTTTGGAATTATCTCTCTCCCTATCATCTGGATTTTTCTGAACTTCAAATCCCTGTGAATATGTCATCTTATGTCCTGTCCTGTAAACCTGATGAGTCGTCATATCCTTTTGGCCAAAATGTTGTCGATAGTCAGAAAGGAAATTCTCAAAATATCATCATCACACCACCTATCCTTCCAAAATTTGAACTATTTCACTGCCAACTTTAAAAGTGATGTTGCCGCTaagctacatctttcttcatgaTATGTCCCCATAGTCCACATCCATAAGGCAATGAAATGTTTCTAGTCCCCCGCCCCATTCTTGTTTGTCGTGTGTTATCACTGTCCTCCACAAATCTTATATCCAATAGCTGTATCTCTAAAATCCACTTTCCTCCAGATCTATCACTCGAGCACACCTTACCTTTTAGAGATGTGATACCACCTTCCAGTTCATCATATGCAACTTTTTGTTCCATCTTTCGTATCTTAAAAAAGTTCCTTTGTGGCCTCTTCAACCTTTTGATACCACTAGTGCACATGAAATATGCTCTAGATCAATGTCTTCTTGCCTCATTTTCATACGTAACTCTTCTGCCACCCTGCTAGCATCTTCTCACCTTCTACAGTCACCAGACTGCAGACAAGACA
Protein-coding sequences here:
- the LOC132619165 gene encoding protein FRIGIDA-ESSENTIAL 1-like isoform X2, yielding MPLSAVDPSIEEEDDDDVEYEEIEVEEEEEDDDVEYEEIEVEVEEEIEVEEEEEVEEEEEVEEEEGEGSIPMNVDDQQEEVEEEVEEEQEEEEEEEVQGEEEEGDGSIPLNVDDQIEEEEEEEVEEEEEEEEEVEEEEEEEEEEEEEVQGEEKDQGSIPMNVDDPKEEVEQEVEEEEEEEEEEIQGEEEKGQGSSPLNVHDQQEEEKEGEEEEVQDEEEKGQGSSPFDVDHQKGQGLSPLNVDHQKDGIQVLEPLGLEQHLRSGFSTQQEPVANLPPHTPLIEGASDSCRISNFDETKERMDGKRTHIESDVQASGFEDGETNTERIQPFGEELDAEMLSDVSGKVAIGVQLTEGGGQGDDLKQTSPRLDVRKTRERSSSPAADSRGGSKRLAMRCEFFARGWCIKGKSCRFLHIKDHVTSHDKEGGGQDETMIKSKLADDKGLEENGKRSSSDSVQSAVQSGEHLQLRGDEALHMRKDGPSSTPEVGRESLGCKPYLAGCSTSSSPLLKDGSLHKNSLHDRKLSSALLSDSYQNTVVSPYASGLENMNYKRYRSVFENHGSRVYNDSVDRFSHHCSSSRNIDALDDQKLLDSTQEYSSSKSTSLQHRSSAFPSSKTELSRIDLSRDTRCSSDYRTMASFDDWEPSVPFRPSFLLSQIIGCPETLYDPIRDSMDQSNVGDGPSKSSFSGKGGPVTKHMQANADPVSTGTLGPEQSSNKVPISGHIYNKDILPDKQSEKEMSTNETDTADTAVAHQENMKTSSKEEKYSRSAKADKLHLPRKKTQSESERLRHGNEIDSDWKTDRSVNKESRVLKHFHADLVEFIKELLKPAWSEGLMSKDSYKLIVKKTVDKVINSLHPNQIPGTAESIREYLDICQPKLAKLIEAYVEKHGKSR
- the LOC132619165 gene encoding protein FRIGIDA-ESSENTIAL 1-like isoform X8 yields the protein MPLSAVDPSIEEEDDDDVEYEEIEVEEEEEDDDVEYEEIEVEVEEEIEVEEEEVEEEEEVEEEEGEGSIPMNVDDQQEEEVEEEQEEEEEEEVQGEEEEGDGSIPLNVDDQIEEEEEEEVEEEEEEEEEVEEEEEEEEEEEEEVQGEEKDQGSIPMNVDDPKEEVEQEVEEEEEEEEEEIQGEEEKGQGSSPLNVHDQQEEEKEGEEEEVQDEEEKGQGSSPFDVDHQKGQGLSPLNVDHQKDGIQVLEPLGLEQHLRSGFSTQQEPVANLPPHTPLIEGASDSCRISNFDETKERMDGKRTHIESDVQASGFEDGETNTERIQPFGEELDAEMLSDVSGKVAIGVQLTEGGGQGDDLKQTSPRLDVRKTRERSSSPAADSRGGSKRLAMRCEFFARGWCIKGKSCRFLHIKDHVTSHDKEGGGQDETMIKSKLADDKGLEENGKRSSSDSVQSAVQSGEHLQLRGDEALHMRKDGPSSTPEVGRESLGCKPYLAGCSTSSSPLLKDGSLHKNSLHDRKLSSALLSDSYQNTVVSPYASGLENMNYKRYRSVFENHGSRVYNDSVDRFSHHCSSSRNIDALDDQKLLDSTQEYSSSKSTSLQHRSSAFPSSKTELSRIDLSRDTRCSSDYRTMASFDDWEPSVPFRPSFLLSQIIGCPETLYDPIRDSMDQSNVGDGPSKSSFSGKGGPVTKHMQANADPVSTGTLGPEQSSNKVPISGHIYNKDILPDKQSEKEMSTNETDTADTAVAHQENMKTSSKEEKYSRSAKADKLHLPRKKTQSESERLRHGNEIDSDWKTDRSVNKESRVLKHFHADLVEFIKELLKPAWSEGLMSKDSYKLIVKKTVDKVINSLHPNQIPGTAESIREYLDICQPKLAKLIEAYVEKHGKSR
- the LOC132619165 gene encoding protein FRIGIDA-ESSENTIAL 1-like isoform X6, with translation MPLSAVDPSIEEEDDDDVEYEEIEVEEEEEDDDVEYEEIEVEVEEEIEVEEEEVEEEEEVEEEEGEGSIPMNVDDQQEEVEEEVEEEQEEEEEEEVQGEEEEGDGSIPLNVDDQIEEEEEEEVEEEEEEEEEVEEEEEEEEEEEEEVQGEEKDQGSIPMNVDDPKEEVEQEVEEEEEEEEEEIQGEEEKGQGSSPLNVHDQQEEEKEGEEEEVQDEEEKGQGSSPFDVDHQKGQGLSPLNVDHQKDGIQVLEPLGLEQHLRSGFSTQQEPVANLPPHTPLIEGASDSCRISNFDETKERMDGKRTHIESDVQASGFEDGETNTERIQPFGEELDAEMLSDVSGKVAIGVQLTEGGGQGDDLKQTSPRLDVRKTRERSSSPAADSRGGSKRLAMRCEFFARGWCIKGKSCRFLHIKDHVTSHDKEGGGQDETMIKSKLADDKGLEENGKRSSSDSVQSAVQSGEHLQLRGDEALHMRKDGPSSTPEVGRESLGCKPYLAGCSTSSSPLLKDGSLHKNSLHDRKLSSALLSDSYQNTVVSPYASGLENMNYKRYRSVFENHGSRVYNDSVDRFSHHCSSSRNIDALDDQKLLDSTQEYSSSKSTSLQHRSSAFPSSKTELSRIDLSRDTRCSSDYRTMASFDDWEPSVPFRPSFLLSQIIGCPETLYDPIRDSMDQSNVGDGPSKSSFSGKGGPVTKHMQANADPVSTGTLGPEQSSNKVPISGHIYNKDILPDKQSEKEMSTNETDTADTAVAHQENMKTSSKEEKYSRSAKADKLHLPRKKTQSESERLRHGNEIDSDWKTDRSVNKESRVLKHFHADLVEFIKELLKPAWSEGLMSKDSYKLIVKKTVDKVINSLHPNQIPGTAESIREYLDICQPKLAKLIEAYVEKHGKSR
- the LOC132619165 gene encoding protein FRIGIDA-ESSENTIAL 1-like isoform X4; the protein is MPLSAVDPSIEEEDDDDVEYEEIEVEEEEEDDDVEYEEIEVEVEEEIEVEEEEVEEEEEVEEEEGEGSIPMNVDDQQEEEVEEEVEEEQEEEEEEEVQGEEEEGDGSIPLNVDDQIEEEEEEEVEEEEEEEEEVEEEEEEEEEEEEEVQGEEKDQGSIPMNVDDPKEEVEQEVEEEEEEEEEEIQGEEEKGQGSSPLNVHDQQEEEKEGEEEEVQDEEEKGQGSSPFDVDHQKGQGLSPLNVDHQKDGIQVLEPLGLEQHLRSGFSTQQEPVANLPPHTPLIEGASDSCRISNFDETKERMDGKRTHIESDVQASGFEDGETNTERIQPFGEELDAEMLSDVSGKVAIGVQLTEGGGQGDDLKQTSPRLDVRKTRERSSSPAADSRGGSKRLAMRCEFFARGWCIKGKSCRFLHIKDHVTSHDKEGGGQDETMIKSKLADDKGLEENGKRSSSDSVQSAVQSGEHLQLRGDEALHMRKDGPSSTPEVGRESLGCKPYLAGCSTSSSPLLKDGSLHKNSLHDRKLSSALLSDSYQNTVVSPYASGLENMNYKRYRSVFENHGSRVYNDSVDRFSHHCSSSRNIDALDDQKLLDSTQEYSSSKSTSLQHRSSAFPSSKTELSRIDLSRDTRCSSDYRTMASFDDWEPSVPFRPSFLLSQIIGCPETLYDPIRDSMDQSNVGDGPSKSSFSGKGGPVTKHMQANADPVSTGTLGPEQSSNKVPISGHIYNKDILPDKQSEKEMSTNETDTADTAVAHQENMKTSSKEEKYSRSAKADKLHLPRKKTQSESERLRHGNEIDSDWKTDRSVNKESRVLKHFHADLVEFIKELLKPAWSEGLMSKDSYKLIVKKTVDKVINSLHPNQIPGTAESIREYLDICQPKLAKLIEAYVEKHGKSR
- the LOC132619165 gene encoding protein FRIGIDA-ESSENTIAL 1-like isoform X7 produces the protein MPLSAVDPSIEEEDDDDVEYEEIEVEEEEEDDDVEYEEIEVEVEEEIEVEEEEEVEEEEEVEEEEGEGSIPMNVDDQQEEEVEEEQEEEEEEEVQGEEEEGDGSIPLNVDDQIEEEEEEEVEEEEEEEEEVEEEEEEEEEEEEEVQGEEKDQGSIPMNVDDPKEEVEQEVEEEEEEEEEEIQGEEEKGQGSSPLNVHDQQEEEKEGEEEEVQDEEEKGQGSSPFDVDHQKGQGLSPLNVDHQKDGIQVLEPLGLEQHLRSGFSTQQEPVANLPPHTPLIEGASDSCRISNFDETKERMDGKRTHIESDVQASGFEDGETNTERIQPFGEELDAEMLSDVSGKVAIGVQLTEGGGQGDDLKQTSPRLDVRKTRERSSSPAADSRGGSKRLAMRCEFFARGWCIKGKSCRFLHIKDHVTSHDKEGGGQDETMIKSKLADDKGLEENGKRSSSDSVQSAVQSGEHLQLRGDEALHMRKDGPSSTPEVGRESLGCKPYLAGCSTSSSPLLKDGSLHKNSLHDRKLSSALLSDSYQNTVVSPYASGLENMNYKRYRSVFENHGSRVYNDSVDRFSHHCSSSRNIDALDDQKLLDSTQEYSSSKSTSLQHRSSAFPSSKTELSRIDLSRDTRCSSDYRTMASFDDWEPSVPFRPSFLLSQIIGCPETLYDPIRDSMDQSNVGDGPSKSSFSGKGGPVTKHMQANADPVSTGTLGPEQSSNKVPISGHIYNKDILPDKQSEKEMSTNETDTADTAVAHQENMKTSSKEEKYSRSAKADKLHLPRKKTQSESERLRHGNEIDSDWKTDRSVNKESRVLKHFHADLVEFIKELLKPAWSEGLMSKDSYKLIVKKTVDKVINSLHPNQIPGTAESIREYLDICQPKLAKLIEAYVEKHGKSR
- the LOC132619165 gene encoding protein FRIGIDA-ESSENTIAL 1-like isoform X5 — protein: MPLSAVDPSIEEEDDDDVEYEEIEVEEEEEDDDVEYEEIEVEVEEEIEVEEEEEVEEEEEVEEEEGEGSIPMNVDDQQEEVEEEVEEEQEEEEEEEVQGEEEEGDGSIPLNVDDQIEEEEEEVEEEEEEEEEVEEEEEEEEEEEEEVQGEEKDQGSIPMNVDDPKEEVEQEVEEEEEEEEEEIQGEEEKGQGSSPLNVHDQQEEEKEGEEEEVQDEEEKGQGSSPFDVDHQKGQGLSPLNVDHQKDGIQVLEPLGLEQHLRSGFSTQQEPVANLPPHTPLIEGASDSCRISNFDETKERMDGKRTHIESDVQASGFEDGETNTERIQPFGEELDAEMLSDVSGKVAIGVQLTEGGGQGDDLKQTSPRLDVRKTRERSSSPAADSRGGSKRLAMRCEFFARGWCIKGKSCRFLHIKDHVTSHDKEGGGQDETMIKSKLADDKGLEENGKRSSSDSVQSAVQSGEHLQLRGDEALHMRKDGPSSTPEVGRESLGCKPYLAGCSTSSSPLLKDGSLHKNSLHDRKLSSALLSDSYQNTVVSPYASGLENMNYKRYRSVFENHGSRVYNDSVDRFSHHCSSSRNIDALDDQKLLDSTQEYSSSKSTSLQHRSSAFPSSKTELSRIDLSRDTRCSSDYRTMASFDDWEPSVPFRPSFLLSQIIGCPETLYDPIRDSMDQSNVGDGPSKSSFSGKGGPVTKHMQANADPVSTGTLGPEQSSNKVPISGHIYNKDILPDKQSEKEMSTNETDTADTAVAHQENMKTSSKEEKYSRSAKADKLHLPRKKTQSESERLRHGNEIDSDWKTDRSVNKESRVLKHFHADLVEFIKELLKPAWSEGLMSKDSYKLIVKKTVDKVINSLHPNQIPGTAESIREYLDICQPKLAKLIEAYVEKHGKSR
- the LOC132619165 gene encoding protein FRIGIDA-ESSENTIAL 1-like isoform X3 translates to MPLSAVDPSIEEEDDDDVEYEEIEVEEEEEDDDVEYEEIEVEVEEEIEVEEEEEVEEEEEVEEEEGEGSIPMNVDDQQEEEVEEEVEEEQEEEEEEEVQGEEEEGDGSIPLNVDDQIEEEEEEVEEEEEEEEEVEEEEEEEEEEEEEVQGEEKDQGSIPMNVDDPKEEVEQEVEEEEEEEEEEIQGEEEKGQGSSPLNVHDQQEEEKEGEEEEVQDEEEKGQGSSPFDVDHQKGQGLSPLNVDHQKDGIQVLEPLGLEQHLRSGFSTQQEPVANLPPHTPLIEGASDSCRISNFDETKERMDGKRTHIESDVQASGFEDGETNTERIQPFGEELDAEMLSDVSGKVAIGVQLTEGGGQGDDLKQTSPRLDVRKTRERSSSPAADSRGGSKRLAMRCEFFARGWCIKGKSCRFLHIKDHVTSHDKEGGGQDETMIKSKLADDKGLEENGKRSSSDSVQSAVQSGEHLQLRGDEALHMRKDGPSSTPEVGRESLGCKPYLAGCSTSSSPLLKDGSLHKNSLHDRKLSSALLSDSYQNTVVSPYASGLENMNYKRYRSVFENHGSRVYNDSVDRFSHHCSSSRNIDALDDQKLLDSTQEYSSSKSTSLQHRSSAFPSSKTELSRIDLSRDTRCSSDYRTMASFDDWEPSVPFRPSFLLSQIIGCPETLYDPIRDSMDQSNVGDGPSKSSFSGKGGPVTKHMQANADPVSTGTLGPEQSSNKVPISGHIYNKDILPDKQSEKEMSTNETDTADTAVAHQENMKTSSKEEKYSRSAKADKLHLPRKKTQSESERLRHGNEIDSDWKTDRSVNKESRVLKHFHADLVEFIKELLKPAWSEGLMSKDSYKLIVKKTVDKVINSLHPNQIPGTAESIREYLDICQPKLAKLIEAYVEKHGKSR
- the LOC132619165 gene encoding protein FRIGIDA-ESSENTIAL 1-like isoform X1 — encoded protein: MPLSAVDPSIEEEDDDDVEYEEIEVEEEEEDDDVEYEEIEVEVEEEIEVEEEEEVEEEEEVEEEEGEGSIPMNVDDQQEEEVEEEVEEEQEEEEEEEVQGEEEEGDGSIPLNVDDQIEEEEEEEVEEEEEEEEEVEEEEEEEEEEEEEVQGEEKDQGSIPMNVDDPKEEVEQEVEEEEEEEEEEIQGEEEKGQGSSPLNVHDQQEEEKEGEEEEVQDEEEKGQGSSPFDVDHQKGQGLSPLNVDHQKDGIQVLEPLGLEQHLRSGFSTQQEPVANLPPHTPLIEGASDSCRISNFDETKERMDGKRTHIESDVQASGFEDGETNTERIQPFGEELDAEMLSDVSGKVAIGVQLTEGGGQGDDLKQTSPRLDVRKTRERSSSPAADSRGGSKRLAMRCEFFARGWCIKGKSCRFLHIKDHVTSHDKEGGGQDETMIKSKLADDKGLEENGKRSSSDSVQSAVQSGEHLQLRGDEALHMRKDGPSSTPEVGRESLGCKPYLAGCSTSSSPLLKDGSLHKNSLHDRKLSSALLSDSYQNTVVSPYASGLENMNYKRYRSVFENHGSRVYNDSVDRFSHHCSSSRNIDALDDQKLLDSTQEYSSSKSTSLQHRSSAFPSSKTELSRIDLSRDTRCSSDYRTMASFDDWEPSVPFRPSFLLSQIIGCPETLYDPIRDSMDQSNVGDGPSKSSFSGKGGPVTKHMQANADPVSTGTLGPEQSSNKVPISGHIYNKDILPDKQSEKEMSTNETDTADTAVAHQENMKTSSKEEKYSRSAKADKLHLPRKKTQSESERLRHGNEIDSDWKTDRSVNKESRVLKHFHADLVEFIKELLKPAWSEGLMSKDSYKLIVKKTVDKVINSLHPNQIPGTAESIREYLDICQPKLAKLIEAYVEKHGKSR